The Anoxybacillus flavithermus genome has a segment encoding these proteins:
- a CDS encoding TIGR02679 family protein has translation MNRLDEAVQFFRGERSFHRLFCEMKKKYESLGRVGGTISVTSFSAEEKEAIASFFGKEMSRVSLAAFEQQLGNTKFAGISLVELLACYFGEPLVTKKEQQQEIEREKEAYFARLMNTYRAPRDWLVAVEKQRFVQLAYQQNPQALETAISIVCRALEQLPSTYVRLPMFAQQVANDPHALDLHTLAGKLLLSALQFYAEKEYDLSSVEDVNELLQSYRLLREDVLNFVTCAGVLADTDKGRHPVFVAACETNTALNVPLREVMPLVRAYPYLGSVIFVVENAGVFSTLLEANVPLVSTNGQLNLATIWLLDLLVKEGTTLYYSGDFDPEGLKMAQRLVERYGSSVRLWHYDKLDYLATNPTVPLSGERLAKLQSVTLRDLQPVKQEMIRQKKAGYQEAIVEELRRDTYLGG, from the coding sequence TTGAACCGGTTAGATGAAGCGGTACAATTTTTCCGCGGTGAACGTTCGTTTCACCGCCTTTTTTGCGAAATGAAAAAGAAATACGAATCGCTTGGCCGCGTCGGTGGCACGATTTCCGTTACGTCTTTCTCCGCCGAAGAAAAGGAAGCGATTGCGTCGTTTTTCGGCAAAGAAATGAGCCGTGTGTCGCTCGCGGCATTTGAACAACAGCTCGGCAATACAAAGTTTGCCGGCATTTCCCTTGTGGAGCTGTTGGCATGCTATTTTGGCGAGCCGCTTGTAACGAAAAAAGAGCAACAACAAGAAATAGAGCGGGAAAAAGAAGCATATTTCGCGCGGTTAATGAATACGTATCGAGCACCGCGCGATTGGCTGGTAGCGGTAGAGAAGCAGCGGTTTGTGCAATTAGCCTATCAACAAAATCCTCAAGCGCTAGAAACAGCCATTTCCATCGTTTGCCGTGCGCTCGAACAGCTCCCATCCACCTATGTACGTCTGCCGATGTTTGCGCAACAAGTGGCGAACGACCCACATGCGCTTGATTTGCATACGCTTGCAGGGAAGTTATTGCTTTCAGCGCTGCAATTTTATGCGGAAAAAGAATATGACCTTTCGTCAGTGGAAGACGTAAACGAGCTATTGCAGTCGTATCGCTTGTTGCGGGAAGATGTGTTGAATTTTGTTACATGTGCTGGCGTGCTGGCAGATACAGACAAGGGACGCCATCCTGTGTTCGTTGCCGCATGCGAAACGAATACGGCGCTGAATGTGCCACTACGGGAAGTGATGCCATTAGTGCGGGCGTATCCATATTTAGGAAGTGTTATCTTTGTCGTCGAAAATGCTGGCGTGTTTTCGACATTATTAGAGGCGAACGTGCCGCTCGTTAGCACAAACGGTCAGCTCAATTTAGCGACGATATGGCTGCTTGATTTACTTGTCAAAGAAGGAACGACCTTGTATTATTCGGGCGATTTTGATCCAGAAGGATTAAAAATGGCGCAGCGCCTTGTCGAACGGTACGGTTCATCTGTTCGGCTTTGGCATTACGACAAATTGGATTATTTGGCGACCAACCCAACCGTTCCGCTATCGGGCGAACGCTTAGCGAAATTGCAATCGGTTACACTTCGCGACTTGCAGCCGGTCAAACAAGAAATGATACGGCAGAAAAAAGCAGGATACCAAGAGGCGATTGTGGAAGAATTGAGGAGAGATACGTATTTAGGGGGATAG